DNA sequence from the Prochlorothrix hollandica PCC 9006 = CALU 1027 genome:
TCGTACACCGGCTGCGTCACTTGAATGGTGTTGGGTATACCATTGGATTCCATGCGCGAAGCCACATTAACCGTATCGCCCCACAGATCATAACTAAATTTCTTTTTACCAATAACCCCCGCCGTGACTGGCCCTAAATTAATGCCAATGCGTAACTGTATGGGATGACTTCGATCAAACTCAAACTGACTCATACACCGTTGCATCGCGATCGCCAGGTGGGCGATCGCTGTCGTATGATTCTCATGATATAAGGGTAATCCCCCCACCACCATATAGGCATCGCCGATAGTTTTGATCTTTTCCAGTTGATAGCTTTCTGTTAAATCATCAAAACAACTAAAGATACGATTGAGCAGGGTCACCAAATCCTTGGAGTCCTTCGTAGAGGCTAGGTGGGTAAAGTCCACTAAGTCCGCAAAGAGGACACTAACATCCCCAAAGGCATCGGCAATAATGCCCTGATTTTGCTTGAGGCGCTGGGCAATGGGAAACGGTAAAATATTGAGGAGCAAGCGATCGGCAGCGTCCTTCTGTTGGCGTAACTCTGCTTCGGCTGTCTGGGTTGCAACAATTTGCTGTTGCAAACGCTCGTTATTGTTTTGTAATTCCCGTTGCAGGGTCTGAATCCGTAATTGATTGTTGATGCGGGCGATAACTTCTGGAGCCTGAAACGGCTTATTGATATAATCAACACCACCCACCTCGAAGGCTTTTACTTTATCAAAAATAGCATCTAGGGCACTGAGAAAAATGATTGGTAAATGCTCTGTTACCAGATTGTTCTTAAGCCAAGAGCAAACTTCATATCCATCTAGATCAGGCATTAAGATATCCAACAGAATCAAGTCGGGCATACAGCTTTCTAATACTGTTAGTGCCGCAGCCCCACTGTTTACTGTTAATACCTGATAGCCTTGCCGTTCTAGGATCATACTGATGAAATGCAGGTTTACTGCATTGTCATCAACGACGAGGATAAGAGAATCTGAGGGATTTATGGTTTGCATGAACCAACAAAATGCTACGGATGGCAACCGCAGAGGTGCGAAAGAGTTAATCTAACGCCGTACTCCAAAGCGTTACTCTGGGGCGATCGGCAGGCAAAGCAACACGTTAGGAGGCTCTGTTGTTTGAGGCTAGTCTGGTGAGGCTAGTCTGGTGAGGCTAGTCTGGTGAGGCTAAGTAGGCTGGGTAAAATAAACAGGGTTAAAAGTGGCTGAAACCCTTACTCTGTTGTCATCTCTACCTCGGATTACTTATCCTGACCTACTTAGTTATCCTGACCTACTTAGTCTTTTGAGGCTAGTTTTACTCTAGCCTGATTCTTCAGTGAAACGAAATTCTGTTACGAATTTTGGTAGGATTCCCCCGATATGGAGGCTGATGGCGGTGGACAACCACCCAACCGGATGTTGGTCATTTACCATAATTTCTCGGCGATCGACGTGATCAATCTTAAATATTATCAACTATGGCGACTAATTTTTATAAAAATCAATCAGAACCCAAAACAATCCTTAAATCTACTGGTATTGTTACCCTTTTAACGGATTTTGGGCTACAGGATACCTATGTCGGTGCCATGAAAGGGGTGATGCTGGGTCTTCAGCCGTCCCTGATTCTGGTGGATTTGACCCATGAGATCCCCCCCCAACAGATCTTGGCGGCTAATTTTCAGTTAACCACCATCCAGGGCTATTTCCCGCCGGGAACCGTGCATTTGGCGGTGGTGGATCCGGGGGTGGGCACAACGCGACGGGCGATCGCCGTGGCCACGGCCCAGGCTTGGCTAGTGGGTCCGGATAATGGCCTTT
Encoded proteins:
- a CDS encoding adenylate/guanylate cyclase domain-containing protein: MQTINPSDSLILVVDDNAVNLHFISMILERQGYQVLTVNSGAAALTVLESCMPDLILLDILMPDLDGYEVCSWLKNNLVTEHLPIIFLSALDAIFDKVKAFEVGGVDYINKPFQAPEVIARINNQLRIQTLQRELQNNNERLQQQIVATQTAEAELRQQKDAADRLLLNILPFPIAQRLKQNQGIIADAFGDVSVLFADLVDFTHLASTKDSKDLVTLLNRIFSCFDDLTESYQLEKIKTIGDAYMVVGGLPLYHENHTTAIAHLAIAMQRCMSQFEFDRSHPIQLRIGINLGPVTAGVIGKKKFSYDLWGDTVNVASRMESNGIPNTIQVTQPVYDRLKTKFCFQKRGDVDIKGRGEMTTYFLLHEADHHAEE